Proteins encoded in a region of the Sphingomonas jaspsi DSM 18422 genome:
- the alaS gene encoding alanine--tRNA ligase has translation MTSTNDIRRGFLDYFEQNGHARVASAPLVPHNDPTLMFVNAGMVPFKNVFTGLESRPYSTATSSQKCVRAGGKHNDLDNVGYTARHHTFFEMLGNFSFGDYFKEQAITHAWTLLTKEWGLSPDRLTVTVYHTDDEAFGIWKKLTGFADHKIIRIPTKDNFWAMGSDGPCGPCSEIFYDHGDHIYGGPPGSPDEDGDRFVEIWNLVFMQFEQANDEIVSELPKKSIDTGMGLERIAAVMQGVHDNYDTDTFKALIAASEEFTHTKALGDQMASHRVIADHLRASGFLVADGVLPANEGRGYVLRRIMRRAMRHAHLLGAKDPLMHRLVPQLVREMGQAYPELVRAQPLIEATLLQEETRFRQTLANGLKLLDEATATMGEGGTLPGATAFKLYDTYGFPYDLTEDALRARGLGVDREGFDAAMAEQKAAARAAWKGSGEKASDELWFDLAEEVGSTEFTGYSGHDGEGVVQAIVRDGARVDSAVEGETVTLVLNQTPFYGESGGQVGDAGKLSSLKGFEGHVEDTSKPLGKLHALRTRIVKGSVNVGETLAQSVDVARRSATRANHSATHLLHAALRNILGGHVTQKGSLVAPDRLRFDFSHPMALSPDEIVAIEAQVNAEIRANEPVSTRLMTPDDAVAAGALALFGEKYGDEVRVLSMGREGEASRYSVELCGGTHVNATGDIALFKIIGESAVSSGVRRIEALTGEGALAWLNGRDQRLKEAAASLKASPDEVPARIATLVENARKLERELADAKKALAMGGGGKSEAAGPEQVAGVAFLGQVVEGLDPKGLRSEVDTMKQRVGSGVAVLIAVNEGRASVAAGVTDDLVGQVSAVELVKAAVAALGGQGGGGRPDMAQGGGPDGDKADSALAAVKETLAKVVA, from the coding sequence ATGACCTCGACCAACGACATTCGCCGCGGATTCCTCGATTATTTCGAACAGAATGGCCATGCGCGCGTCGCATCGGCCCCGCTTGTGCCCCACAACGACCCGACGCTGATGTTCGTCAACGCCGGCATGGTGCCGTTCAAGAATGTCTTCACCGGCCTGGAAAGCCGGCCCTATTCCACCGCGACCAGCAGCCAGAAATGCGTGCGGGCGGGCGGCAAGCACAATGACCTCGACAATGTCGGCTACACCGCGCGCCACCACACTTTCTTCGAAATGCTCGGGAATTTCAGCTTCGGCGACTATTTCAAGGAACAGGCGATTACCCATGCCTGGACCCTGCTGACCAAGGAGTGGGGCCTGTCGCCGGACCGGCTGACTGTCACCGTCTATCACACCGACGACGAAGCGTTCGGTATCTGGAAGAAGCTGACGGGCTTCGCCGACCACAAGATCATTCGCATCCCGACCAAGGATAATTTCTGGGCGATGGGCAGCGATGGCCCGTGCGGCCCCTGTTCGGAAATCTTCTACGATCATGGCGACCATATCTACGGCGGCCCGCCGGGCAGCCCGGACGAGGATGGCGATCGCTTCGTGGAGATCTGGAACCTCGTCTTCATGCAGTTCGAGCAGGCCAATGACGAAATCGTCAGCGAGCTGCCGAAAAAGAGCATCGACACCGGAATGGGCCTGGAGCGCATCGCCGCCGTCATGCAGGGCGTCCACGACAATTACGATACCGACACCTTCAAGGCGCTGATCGCCGCGTCGGAGGAATTCACGCACACCAAGGCGCTGGGTGATCAGATGGCGAGCCACCGCGTGATCGCCGATCACTTGCGCGCGTCGGGTTTCCTTGTCGCCGACGGCGTGCTGCCGGCCAATGAAGGGCGCGGTTATGTGCTGCGCCGTATCATGCGCCGCGCGATGCGCCACGCCCACCTTCTGGGCGCCAAGGATCCGCTGATGCACCGCCTGGTGCCGCAGCTGGTCCGCGAGATGGGCCAGGCCTATCCCGAACTGGTCCGCGCCCAGCCGCTGATCGAGGCGACGCTGCTGCAAGAGGAAACCCGCTTCCGCCAGACGCTGGCCAACGGCCTCAAGCTGCTCGACGAAGCGACCGCGACGATGGGCGAGGGCGGCACGCTGCCCGGCGCGACCGCGTTCAAGCTCTACGACACTTATGGATTCCCGTACGACCTCACCGAAGACGCGCTGCGCGCGCGCGGCCTTGGCGTCGACCGCGAAGGCTTCGACGCGGCGATGGCCGAACAGAAGGCCGCCGCGCGCGCCGCGTGGAAGGGTTCGGGTGAGAAAGCGAGCGACGAGCTGTGGTTCGACTTGGCCGAGGAAGTCGGATCGACCGAATTCACCGGCTATTCGGGCCATGACGGCGAAGGCGTCGTGCAGGCGATCGTCAGGGATGGCGCCCGCGTAGACAGCGCGGTTGAAGGCGAAACCGTCACGCTCGTGCTCAACCAGACGCCGTTCTACGGTGAAAGTGGCGGACAGGTCGGCGATGCCGGAAAACTGTCTTCGCTCAAGGGCTTCGAAGGCCATGTTGAGGATACGTCGAAACCCCTCGGCAAGCTTCATGCGCTCCGCACCCGCATCGTCAAGGGCAGCGTCAACGTAGGCGAAACGCTCGCCCAATCCGTCGATGTCGCCCGACGCAGCGCGACCCGCGCCAACCACAGCGCGACCCATCTGCTTCACGCTGCGCTTCGCAACATTCTGGGCGGCCATGTCACGCAGAAGGGCAGCCTTGTCGCGCCCGACCGCCTGCGCTTCGATTTCTCGCACCCGATGGCGCTGAGCCCCGACGAAATTGTCGCGATCGAAGCGCAGGTGAACGCCGAAATCCGCGCCAACGAGCCGGTCTCGACCCGGCTGATGACCCCGGACGATGCAGTCGCCGCCGGCGCGCTCGCGCTATTCGGCGAGAAATATGGCGACGAGGTGCGCGTGCTCAGCATGGGCCGCGAGGGCGAGGCCAGCCGCTATTCGGTCGAACTGTGCGGCGGCACCCATGTGAACGCCACCGGCGATATCGCCCTGTTCAAGATCATCGGCGAAAGCGCGGTAAGCTCTGGCGTGCGGCGTATCGAGGCGCTGACCGGCGAAGGCGCGCTCGCCTGGCTCAACGGGCGCGACCAGCGCCTGAAAGAAGCGGCGGCCAGCCTCAAGGCGTCGCCGGACGAAGTGCCCGCCCGCATTGCCACGTTGGTCGAAAACGCCCGCAAGCTGGAACGCGAACTGGCGGACGCCAAGAAGGCGCTCGCCATGGGCGGCGGGGGCAAGTCCGAGGCCGCCGGCCCCGAGCAAGTCGCTGGCGTCGCCTTCCTCGGCCAAGTCGTGGAAGGCCTCGATCCCAAAGGCTTACGCAGCGAAGTCGACACCATGAAGCAACGCGTCGGTAGCGGCGTTGCGGTCCTCATCGCGGTCAACGAAGGCCGAGCCAGCGTCGCTGCTGGAGTCACCGACGACCTCGTCGGCCAGGTCAGCGCGGTCGAGCTCGTCAAAGCGGCGGTCGCGGCGCTGGGCGGGCAGGGCGGCGGTGGCCGGCCTGACATGGCGCAGGGCGGCGGGCCCGATGGCGACAAGGCGGACTCGGCCCTCGCCGCCGTCAAGGAAACGCTGGCGAAGGTCGTCGCCTGA
- a CDS encoding GFA family protein — protein sequence MHQGAVEPVTLHGACHCGSVKFKVRLHHGLASARRCTCSYCAMRGAVAVSARIDGLEIIDGADALATYSFNTGIAQHHFCRNCGIYTHHQRRSNPDELGVNVACLDGLSPFDFAEVPVLDGQNHPNDREDGRTLRLGTLRFIRGSH from the coding sequence ATGCATCAGGGCGCCGTAGAGCCGGTCACGCTCCACGGCGCCTGCCACTGCGGCTCGGTGAAATTCAAGGTCAGGCTGCATCATGGCCTGGCCTCGGCCCGTCGCTGCACCTGCAGCTATTGCGCCATGCGCGGTGCGGTCGCGGTATCGGCGCGGATCGATGGCCTTGAGATCATCGACGGCGCCGACGCGCTCGCGACCTACAGTTTCAACACCGGCATCGCCCAGCATCATTTTTGCCGGAATTGCGGAATTTACACCCACCACCAACGCCGATCCAACCCGGACGAGCTGGGCGTGAACGTCGCCTGCCTCGACGGACTGTCACCTTTCGACTTTGCCGAAGTCCCCGTTCTCGACGGTCAGAATCACCCGAACGACCGCGAAGATGGCCGCACCCTGCGGCTCGGCACGCTCCGCTTCATACGCGGCAGTCACTAG
- a CDS encoding cation:proton antiporter, which translates to MAGDFHITPALSDALTILGAAGIVIPAFARLRINPVIGFILVGIVAGPFGLGALTGRYPWLEAVSITDPTGIEPFAEFGIVLLLFTIGLELSFRRLVAMRKMVFGIGAAEMIGAATLIGGFLLAIQWPTQSALWLSLALAMSSTALVLPISGTQSPVGRAALSMLLFEDLALVPMLFLIGATAGAATSEVGESLSRIALYGSLAVVGILVIGRFILPTLFAQAARSKKPELFLAISLLVVILAATVTASVGLSPILGALIAGLVIAETDYRNEVELVVEPFKGLALGIFLITVGMRIDIGALVDDWLALIGALAGVLVVKSIVTAALLRLAGARPGVAAETGVLMSSPSETTLIVLGAAGAASILRQDTVAFWSAATAIGLTLTPVLAGLGRLAGRGVDRRHLETMEAEAVPDRTIIFGFGRVGRVVADMLQEHGRPYLAIDSDIDGFTDARSRGYSVMFGDVSRRELLDRLDLGKAKAVVLTMDDPVLTARLARRLRETHPALPIIARARDTHHAARLYKAGVTDAVPEAMEASLQLSEAVLVDIGVAMGPVIASIHEKRSELRAEIMKDGDLDVEPSLGRRRLRDVRSG; encoded by the coding sequence ATGGCGGGCGATTTCCACATCACTCCGGCGTTGTCGGACGCGCTGACCATCCTCGGCGCAGCGGGCATCGTCATCCCCGCTTTCGCGCGGCTGCGCATCAATCCGGTGATCGGCTTCATCCTCGTCGGGATCGTCGCCGGACCTTTCGGCCTCGGCGCACTGACCGGACGCTATCCCTGGCTTGAAGCCGTCAGCATTACCGACCCCACGGGGATCGAACCCTTCGCCGAATTCGGCATCGTCCTTTTGCTGTTCACGATCGGCCTTGAACTGAGCTTTCGCCGGCTGGTGGCAATGCGGAAGATGGTGTTCGGCATCGGCGCTGCAGAGATGATCGGCGCCGCGACACTGATCGGCGGTTTTCTTCTCGCCATCCAGTGGCCGACGCAAAGCGCGCTGTGGCTAAGCCTGGCACTGGCCATGTCATCGACGGCACTGGTACTGCCGATATCTGGGACGCAGAGTCCCGTGGGCCGCGCAGCCCTGTCGATGCTGCTGTTCGAGGATCTCGCACTGGTGCCGATGCTGTTCCTGATCGGCGCCACCGCAGGCGCGGCCACCAGCGAGGTGGGTGAAAGTTTAAGTCGGATCGCGCTTTACGGATCACTCGCCGTCGTCGGGATTCTCGTCATCGGCCGCTTTATCCTGCCGACGCTGTTTGCGCAGGCCGCGCGGTCGAAAAAGCCCGAGCTCTTCCTCGCCATTTCCCTCTTGGTGGTGATCCTCGCAGCGACCGTCACTGCTTCGGTCGGCCTGTCGCCCATCCTCGGTGCGCTGATTGCCGGCCTCGTCATCGCCGAAACCGACTATCGAAACGAGGTCGAACTGGTGGTCGAGCCCTTCAAGGGACTGGCGCTGGGCATCTTCCTGATCACCGTGGGCATGCGGATCGACATCGGTGCCCTCGTCGACGACTGGCTCGCCCTGATCGGCGCGCTGGCCGGCGTCCTGGTGGTGAAGTCGATCGTCACCGCGGCGCTGCTGCGTTTGGCAGGCGCACGACCCGGGGTAGCGGCGGAGACCGGCGTCCTGATGTCCAGCCCGTCCGAAACCACCCTGATCGTACTTGGTGCCGCGGGGGCGGCCAGCATCCTGCGGCAGGACACCGTGGCCTTCTGGTCGGCGGCCACGGCCATCGGCCTCACGTTGACCCCAGTGCTCGCGGGCCTAGGCCGATTGGCCGGCCGCGGGGTCGACCGGCGCCATCTCGAAACGATGGAAGCGGAAGCCGTGCCCGACCGCACAATCATCTTCGGCTTCGGCCGCGTCGGCCGTGTCGTCGCCGACATGCTGCAGGAGCATGGGCGGCCATACCTTGCGATCGACAGTGACATCGATGGCTTCACCGATGCTCGCAGTCGTGGCTATTCGGTCATGTTCGGGGACGTGTCGCGACGCGAACTGCTCGATCGCCTCGATCTCGGCAAGGCCAAGGCCGTAGTGCTGACCATGGACGATCCGGTGCTAACCGCACGGCTGGCGCGGCGCCTGCGCGAAACTCATCCGGCTTTGCCGATCATCGCCCGCGCCCGCGATACTCACCATGCAGCAAGGCTTTACAAGGCCGGCGTGACCGATGCCGTGCCGGAAGCGATGGAAGCGTCGCTGCAGCTGTCGGAAGCGGTGCTCGTCGACATTGGCGTGGCGATGGGACCCGTCATCGCTTCGATCCATGAGAAGCGCAGCGAATTGCGCGCGGAGATCATGAAGGATGGCGATCTCGACGTCGAACCCAGCTTGGGCCGGCGCCGGCTGAGGGACGTGCGCTCCGGCTAG
- a CDS encoding DUF2945 domain-containing protein — protein sequence MTKTLKKGDKVAWDSSGGHSVGKVVRKVTSTTHIKGHKVAATKGDPQYIVESDKSGKRAAHKPAALHKA from the coding sequence ATGACGAAAACGTTGAAGAAGGGCGACAAGGTCGCGTGGGACAGCAGCGGCGGGCATTCGGTCGGCAAGGTTGTCCGGAAAGTCACCTCGACCACCCACATCAAGGGGCACAAGGTTGCCGCGACCAAGGGCGATCCGCAGTATATCGTCGAGAGCGACAAAAGCGGAAAGCGTGCCGCGCACAAGCCCGCGGCGCTTCACAAGGCTTGA
- a CDS encoding FAD-dependent oxidoreductase has protein sequence MADVLIVGGGPAGMMAGLLFARAGIPTKVVEKHADFFRDFRGDTVHPSTMEILDQLGLLDRFLGRQHNRIDKARIRIEERDWTIGDLSHLDTPAPFIAMMPQWDFLDFLRSEAAKYPTFELAMEEGVAGFIRGGERITGIRYASGREEVAGKLVVACDGRASLVRTLGLLPVETLGAPMDVLWFRLPKNDDGRDALRGSVQPGRMVVLIDRDDYWQVAFLIAKGSEAEVRARGLDWLRSEVRDAFPDADLGGALQSDDDVKLLSVAVDRLKSWSRPGLLAIGDAAHAMSPIGGIGINLAIQDAVAAANLLAGPIRAGKAVDPLLDRVRKRRLFPTRLIQAGQVAAQDNIIGRVLGGGAVRAPWPVKLLDRIPLLRRIPGRIVGLGVRREEVLSPNAFPSII, from the coding sequence GTGGCTGACGTTCTAATCGTTGGAGGCGGACCTGCCGGCATGATGGCCGGCCTGCTGTTCGCCCGCGCCGGGATTCCTACCAAAGTCGTTGAGAAGCACGCGGACTTCTTCCGCGATTTCCGCGGGGACACCGTTCACCCGTCGACCATGGAGATTCTCGACCAGCTGGGCTTGCTCGATCGTTTCCTCGGCCGTCAGCATAATCGAATCGACAAGGCGCGCATCAGGATCGAAGAGCGCGACTGGACGATCGGGGATCTCTCGCATCTCGATACGCCGGCGCCGTTTATCGCGATGATGCCGCAATGGGATTTCCTCGACTTCTTACGGAGCGAAGCGGCGAAGTACCCCACGTTCGAACTGGCGATGGAAGAGGGGGTGGCGGGCTTTATCCGGGGTGGCGAGCGTATAACCGGGATTCGCTACGCATCCGGTCGGGAAGAGGTAGCAGGCAAGTTGGTCGTCGCGTGCGATGGGCGTGCGTCGCTGGTCAGAACGCTGGGCCTACTACCGGTCGAAACGCTCGGTGCGCCGATGGACGTGCTTTGGTTCCGGCTTCCCAAGAATGACGACGGCAGAGACGCGTTGCGGGGTTCGGTGCAGCCCGGGCGGATGGTCGTGCTCATCGATCGCGACGACTATTGGCAGGTCGCCTTCCTGATCGCGAAGGGATCGGAAGCGGAGGTGCGGGCGCGGGGTCTGGACTGGCTCCGATCTGAGGTGCGCGACGCCTTTCCGGACGCCGACCTTGGCGGTGCGCTCCAATCCGATGACGACGTCAAGTTGCTCAGTGTCGCCGTCGACCGCCTAAAATCATGGTCGAGGCCGGGCCTGCTGGCGATCGGCGATGCGGCGCATGCGATGAGCCCGATCGGCGGGATCGGAATCAACCTCGCGATTCAGGACGCGGTCGCGGCGGCAAATCTGCTTGCGGGCCCGATCAGGGCCGGCAAAGCGGTCGATCCGTTGCTCGATCGCGTTCGCAAACGCCGGCTATTCCCGACGCGCCTGATCCAGGCCGGTCAGGTCGCGGCGCAGGACAATATCATCGGTCGAGTGTTGGGTGGCGGCGCGGTTCGCGCGCCTTGGCCGGTCAAGTTGCTCGACCGTATTCCGCTCCTCAGGCGGATCCCGGGCAGGATCGTTGGGCTAGGCGTCCGGCGCGAGGAAGTTCTCTCGCCGAACGCCTTTCCCTCAATTATTTAA
- a CDS encoding NADP-dependent isocitrate dehydrogenase → MAKIKVKNPVVELDGDEMTRIIWEWIRERLILPYLDIDLKYYDLGIEKRDETDDQITIDAANAIKQYGVGVKCATITPDEARVEEFNLKKMWKSPNGTIRNILGGVVFREPIVIDNIPRLIPGWTDPIVVGRHAFGDQYKATDFKVPGPGKLTMKFVGQDGQEIEHEVFEFPSAGVAMGMYNLDESIRDFARACMNYGLQRGWPVYLSTKNTILKAYDGRFKDIFQEIYDAEFKAAFEKAGIEYQHRLIDDMVASALKWSGKFIWACKNYDGDVQSDQVAQGFGSLGLMTSVLMTPDGKTVEAEAAHGTVTRHYRQHQQGKATSTNPIASIFAWTGGLKFRGKLDETPDVVRFAETLEAVCVRTVEEGKMTKDLAILVGPDQPWMTTEQFFEAIRENLENEMKNWA, encoded by the coding sequence ATGGCCAAGATCAAGGTGAAGAACCCGGTCGTCGAGCTCGACGGCGACGAAATGACCCGCATCATCTGGGAATGGATTCGCGAACGGCTGATCCTGCCTTACCTCGATATCGACCTGAAATATTATGACCTCGGCATCGAAAAGCGCGACGAGACCGACGACCAGATCACCATCGATGCCGCCAATGCGATCAAGCAGTATGGCGTCGGCGTGAAATGCGCGACCATCACCCCGGACGAGGCCCGCGTCGAGGAATTCAACCTCAAGAAGATGTGGAAGTCGCCCAACGGGACCATCCGCAACATCTTGGGCGGCGTCGTTTTCCGCGAACCGATCGTCATCGACAACATCCCGCGCCTGATTCCGGGTTGGACCGACCCCATCGTGGTTGGCCGTCATGCCTTCGGTGATCAGTATAAGGCGACCGATTTCAAAGTGCCCGGACCGGGCAAGCTGACCATGAAGTTCGTCGGCCAAGACGGCCAGGAAATCGAACATGAAGTGTTTGAGTTTCCGTCGGCCGGCGTCGCGATGGGCATGTACAACCTCGACGAATCGATCCGCGACTTCGCCCGCGCCTGCATGAACTACGGCCTACAGCGCGGCTGGCCGGTATACCTGTCGACCAAGAACACCATCCTCAAGGCCTATGACGGCCGCTTCAAGGACATCTTCCAGGAAATCTACGACGCTGAATTCAAGGCGGCGTTCGAAAAGGCCGGGATCGAATATCAGCACCGCCTGATCGACGACATGGTCGCGTCGGCGCTGAAGTGGAGCGGCAAGTTCATCTGGGCCTGCAAGAATTATGACGGCGACGTCCAGTCGGACCAGGTCGCGCAGGGCTTCGGCTCGCTGGGCCTGATGACGTCGGTCCTGATGACCCCTGACGGCAAGACGGTCGAAGCCGAAGCGGCGCACGGCACCGTTACCCGCCACTATCGCCAGCATCAGCAGGGCAAGGCGACCTCGACCAACCCGATCGCGTCGATCTTTGCCTGGACCGGCGGCCTCAAGTTCCGTGGCAAGCTGGACGAGACGCCCGACGTCGTCCGCTTTGCCGAGACGCTGGAAGCGGTGTGCGTGCGCACCGTCGAAGAAGGCAAGATGACCAAGGATCTCGCGATTCTGGTCGGACCGGACCAGCCGTGGATGACGACCGAGCAATTCTTCGAGGCGATCCGCGAAAACCTCGAAAACGAAATGAAGAACTGGGCTTAA